A region from the Sulfitobacter sp. D7 genome encodes:
- a CDS encoding DUF1007 family protein, producing MKYPLVTAALLACATPLGAHPHIFVDTGFEVILDAEGRLTHLRITWAYDEFYSLLVTEDRGLDPDYDSVLTEAEVASLNGFDMRWVEGFNGDTVLLNGGEEIALSSPQEVATTFSEGRIITSHLRAVEGDAPDANGLVIKPYDPTYYTAYEVTQKVTVQGDDACRARVKMPEMNADLRELQQDLSALDANTDPNDVGLPEIGEALANEVVITCDAS from the coding sequence ATGAAATACCCGCTTGTTACCGCCGCCCTACTTGCCTGCGCCACACCGCTTGGCGCGCATCCGCATATCTTTGTCGATACCGGTTTTGAGGTGATCCTCGATGCCGAGGGGCGCTTGACCCATCTGCGGATCACATGGGCCTATGACGAATTCTATTCTCTGTTGGTGACCGAGGATCGCGGCCTCGACCCCGATTACGATAGCGTGCTGACCGAGGCGGAAGTCGCCTCTCTCAACGGGTTCGACATGCGTTGGGTTGAAGGGTTCAACGGCGATACGGTCTTGCTGAACGGCGGTGAAGAGATCGCGCTCTCCAGTCCGCAAGAGGTGGCGACGACCTTTTCCGAGGGCCGGATCATCACCAGCCATCTGCGGGCGGTCGAGGGCGATGCGCCTGACGCGAATGGGCTAGTCATTAAACCCTATGACCCGACCTATTACACTGCCTATGAGGTGACTCAGAAGGTGACCGTGCAAGGCGATGACGCCTGTCGCGCGCGGGTCAAGATGCCAGAGATGAACGCCGATCTGCGCGAACTTCAGCAGGATCTGAGCGCCTTGGACGCGAATACCGATCCGAACGATGTCGGCCTGCCTGAAATTGGCGAAGCCTTGGCCAATGAGGTGGTGATCACATGCGACGCATCATAG
- a CDS encoding nickel/cobalt transporter has protein sequence MRRIIALAALATLLALAALWWTGGFNALAHWAAGQQRGFQNSIASGLRATRGGDTAAFWTVLLASFAYGVVHAAGPGHGKIVIGGYGLARSVPMLRLSLIALAASLGQAVTAVVLVYAGILLLGLGREALVGVTEDIMAPASYGAIALIGLWLIWRGLRHARQKEAAHSEEVCGHCGHAHGPSLAQVQQAGSLRDALLLIAGIAIRPCTGALFVLVITWHMGIGGVGVLGAFAMALGTGLITIATGLAATGLRAGVLGGLAGSPRLAQAAAVAELTAGLIVVTLAGGLLLRAL, from the coding sequence ATGCGACGCATCATAGCGCTGGCCGCATTGGCGACCCTGCTGGCGCTGGCGGCGCTGTGGTGGACGGGGGGCTTTAACGCCCTTGCCCATTGGGCGGCAGGGCAGCAACGCGGGTTTCAAAACAGCATCGCCAGCGGGCTGCGCGCCACGCGGGGGGGCGATACCGCGGCGTTCTGGACGGTGCTGCTGGCGTCTTTTGCCTACGGCGTGGTGCATGCTGCAGGGCCGGGGCATGGCAAGATCGTGATTGGCGGCTATGGGCTGGCGCGCTCTGTGCCGATGCTGCGGCTGTCGCTAATCGCTCTGGCCGCCTCGCTTGGCCAAGCGGTGACGGCGGTGGTCTTGGTCTATGCGGGGATCCTGCTTTTGGGCCTTGGCCGTGAGGCTCTGGTGGGCGTGACCGAAGACATCATGGCCCCGGCAAGCTACGGCGCAATTGCCCTTATCGGGCTTTGGCTGATCTGGCGCGGGCTGCGTCATGCGCGGCAAAAGGAGGCGGCGCATAGCGAAGAAGTTTGCGGCCATTGCGGTCATGCCCATGGGCCAAGCTTGGCGCAGGTCCAGCAGGCGGGCAGCCTGCGCGATGCGCTGCTTTTGATTGCTGGGATCGCCATCCGTCCCTGCACCGGGGCGCTTTTTGTGCTGGTGATCACTTGGCATATGGGCATTGGCGGTGTCGGTGTTTTGGGCGCTTTTGCCATGGCCCTTGGCACCGGGTTGATCACCATCGCCACCGGGCTTGCCGCCACGGGGTTGCGGGCGGGGGTGCTTGGTGGGCTCGCCGGATCGCCGCGCTTGGCACAGGCCGCGGCGGTGGCAGAGCTGACGGCAGGGCTTATCGTCGTCACGCTTGCGGGCGGGCTGCTGCTTCGCGCGCTTTAA